Proteins co-encoded in one Candidatus Saccharibacteria bacterium genomic window:
- the rpmG gene encoding 50S ribosomal protein L33, protein MSKKTQEQIVVMRNKATGSRYYTRKNPKNTADKLELKKFDPKTRKVETFVEVKAKLK, encoded by the coding sequence ATGTCTAAGAAAACTCAAGAACAAATCGTGGTAATGCGTAACAAGGCTACGGGTAGCCGCTACTACACCCGCAAGAACCCCAAGAACACGGCCGATAAGCTAGAACTCAAAAAATTCGACCCCAAAACACGCAAAGTTGAAACCTTTGTAGAGGTCAAAGCTAAGCTTAAGTAG
- the gap gene encoding type I glyceraldehyde-3-phosphate dehydrogenase, with protein MIRIAINGFGRIGRNAFKIAFARDDLEIVAINDLTDTKTLAHLLKYDSNYGTYQRAVSSDDTHVIVDNKAIEVTAIKEPDKLPWNKLRVDVAIESTGLFTHHSDLKKHLLAGAKRVVLSAPEKDDHTHDTYVIGANEKDLKAEHQIVDNASCTTNCIAPVMAVLSQEIGIEKSLMTTVHSYTASQVLQDGPAKDIREARAAAENIVPTTTGAAIAAALTVPELKGAFDGLSIRVPTPVVSISDITFVAKRKTSVEELNNVLTKAAQSTHRGIIAVTEEELVSSDYIGDSRSAIIDSQLTNVVGDNLCKVVAWYDNEWGYSNRLVEMVALVGSKIKDN; from the coding sequence ATGATTCGAATTGCTATTAATGGTTTTGGTAGAATTGGCCGCAATGCGTTTAAGATTGCTTTTGCTCGCGACGACCTAGAGATTGTGGCTATAAATGATCTGACCGACACCAAGACCTTAGCCCACTTATTAAAATACGACAGTAATTATGGTACCTATCAAAGAGCGGTAAGTTCAGACGATACACATGTGATTGTTGACAACAAGGCTATTGAGGTTACGGCTATCAAGGAGCCAGATAAATTGCCATGGAATAAGCTAAGGGTTGATGTTGCTATAGAATCGACCGGGCTATTTACCCACCACAGTGATCTAAAAAAGCACTTATTAGCCGGGGCCAAGCGGGTTGTTCTTTCAGCCCCAGAAAAAGACGACCACACCCACGACACCTACGTGATTGGGGCAAACGAAAAAGATCTAAAAGCTGAGCACCAAATTGTCGATAATGCCTCGTGTACCACCAACTGCATAGCACCAGTTATGGCTGTGCTAAGCCAAGAAATCGGCATAGAAAAGTCACTTATGACTACTGTGCACTCCTATACTGCCAGCCAAGTGTTACAAGACGGGCCTGCCAAAGATATCCGCGAGGCAAGAGCCGCCGCCGAAAACATTGTACCTACCACTACTGGAGCGGCGATTGCTGCGGCCTTGACCGTGCCAGAACTCAAAGGTGCCTTCGATGGCTTAAGCATTCGTGTGCCCACCCCGGTGGTATCTATCAGCGACATTACATTTGTGGCTAAGCGCAAAACCAGCGTCGAGGAGTTGAACAATGTTTTAACCAAGGCCGCGCAAAGTACCCACCGCGGCATAATTGCCGTAACCGAAGAGGAGCTGGTGAGCAGTGACTACATAGGCGACAGCCGTAGCGCAATAATTGATAGCCAGCTAACCAATGTGGTGGGGGATAATCTGTGTAAGGTGGTAGCCTGGTACGACAACGAGTGGGGCTACTCCAACCGGCTGGTTGAAATGGTGGCACTGGTAGGCTCTAAAATAAAAGACAATTGA
- a CDS encoding RpiB/LacA/LacB family sugar-phosphate isomerase, with product MKVFIASDHRGFVKKNELAEKLSKNYEVVDLGPENLNPADDYPVFAERVARAVVEDPGSFGVLLCNSGEGMEIAANKVNGARAALVWQEHIARETRADNDSNIVVFASDEHGVEALHKMTEVFLDTKFSGAKRHKRRLHEIEQIEQEESND from the coding sequence ATGAAGGTATTTATTGCCTCAGACCACCGCGGTTTTGTAAAAAAGAACGAGCTAGCCGAAAAGCTATCGAAGAATTACGAAGTGGTAGACTTAGGCCCCGAAAATCTTAACCCGGCCGACGATTATCCGGTTTTTGCCGAGCGTGTGGCCCGAGCTGTGGTAGAAGATCCTGGCAGTTTTGGTGTGCTGCTGTGCAATAGCGGCGAGGGCATGGAGATAGCTGCCAACAAGGTTAATGGCGCCCGCGCTGCGCTTGTTTGGCAAGAACACATAGCTCGCGAAACCCGGGCCGACAACGATAGCAACATAGTCGTTTTTGCTAGCGATGAGCATGGAGTAGAGGCGCTTCACAAGATGACCGAAGTTTTTTTGGACACAAAATTTTCTGGTGCAAAGCGGCACAAGCGCCGGCTGCACGAAATAGAGCAAATCGAACAAGAAGAGTCGAATGATTAA
- a CDS encoding transketolase: MTTKQLELTANEIRQTIIKMLVEAGSGHTAGPLGMADVFTALFFGGVLNYRAKEPNWEERDRLVLSNGHINPVLYVTMSKAGYFAHKELATLRKFNTRLQGHPERTRLPGLETTSGPLGSGISQASGMAYGLRMDGKKLQRVYCLCSDGELQEGNSWEAIMFAGKNKLSNLTVIVDRNNIQIDGNTEDVMPLEPLAMKWQAFNWHVIEVDGHNFDEIIGACNQAKAIFEKPTCIIAHTIPGKGVDFMEYDFRWHGIPPDKQDIPGDPPKAVQDRVALDRLRTLNGRIRSEHE, translated from the coding sequence ATGACTACCAAGCAATTAGAATTGACCGCCAACGAAATTCGGCAGACTATTATTAAAATGTTGGTCGAAGCCGGCAGCGGCCACACAGCTGGTCCGCTTGGCATGGCCGATGTGTTTACGGCGCTGTTTTTTGGCGGAGTGCTAAATTATAGAGCCAAGGAGCCAAACTGGGAAGAGCGCGATCGACTTGTTTTGAGCAACGGCCATATCAACCCTGTGCTGTATGTAACCATGTCGAAGGCAGGCTACTTTGCGCACAAAGAGCTAGCGACTTTGCGCAAGTTTAACACCCGCCTACAAGGCCACCCCGAGCGTACTCGGTTGCCGGGCTTAGAGACTACCAGCGGTCCGCTCGGCTCTGGAATCAGCCAGGCCTCAGGCATGGCCTACGGGCTGAGGATGGACGGCAAGAAGTTGCAGCGGGTTTATTGCCTGTGTAGCGATGGCGAACTACAAGAGGGTAATAGTTGGGAGGCAATTATGTTTGCCGGCAAAAACAAACTCAGCAACCTAACCGTAATTGTAGATCGTAACAACATCCAAATCGATGGTAACACCGAAGATGTGATGCCACTAGAGCCACTAGCCATGAAATGGCAGGCTTTTAATTGGCACGTAATAGAGGTTGATGGTCACAATTTCGATGAAATAATTGGTGCTTGTAATCAAGCCAAAGCAATTTTTGAAAAGCCAACTTGCATTATTGCTCACACTATTCCTGGCAAAGGTGTAGATTTTATGGAATACGATTTTCGTTGGCACGGCATACCGCCCGACAAGCAAGACATTCCTGGCGATCCACCGAAAGCTGTTCAGGACAGAGTAGCCCTCGACAGGCTCCGGACCCTAAACGGCCGCATCAGGAGTGAGCATGAATAA
- a CDS encoding transketolase family protein — MNKSQHLSNKLFRDDIEMLPIRKGFGDGLLEAGKKDSEIVALSADLVESTQMQAFALKYPDRYIEIGVAEQNLVTVASGLAAVGKRPFVTSYAGFSPGRNWEQIRTTICLNNRNVKIVGSHAGVSVGPDGATHQMLEDIALMRVLPNMVVVVPTDVHEAQKATLALAKIQKPAYLRLAREKTAVITTEKSPFEIGKAQILQSGSDITVVACGPLVYEALKAAHTLTGKASVEVINSSSIKPLDEQTITKSAHKTGCVVTVEEAQAAGGLGGAVAELLARTYPVPVSRVGVHDRFGQSGEVQQLWQEYQLDAPAISAAILATIEGKQK; from the coding sequence ATGAATAAATCACAGCATTTGAGCAACAAACTTTTTCGCGACGACATTGAGATGCTGCCAATACGCAAAGGCTTTGGCGATGGCTTGCTAGAGGCTGGCAAAAAAGATAGCGAAATTGTTGCGCTGAGCGCAGACCTTGTAGAGTCTACGCAAATGCAAGCCTTTGCTTTAAAATATCCGGATCGCTACATAGAGATTGGTGTAGCCGAACAGAACCTAGTTACGGTTGCTAGCGGCTTAGCAGCGGTTGGCAAGCGCCCGTTTGTAACTAGCTACGCTGGCTTTAGCCCGGGTCGCAATTGGGAGCAAATTAGAACTACAATCTGCTTAAATAATAGAAATGTAAAGATTGTTGGTAGCCACGCCGGTGTTTCGGTGGGGCCCGATGGCGCAACCCACCAAATGCTCGAAGACATTGCGCTTATGCGGGTGCTGCCAAACATGGTGGTGGTGGTGCCGACCGATGTACACGAGGCTCAAAAAGCTACTTTGGCCTTAGCCAAAATCCAAAAACCGGCTTACTTGCGGCTAGCTCGCGAAAAAACTGCCGTTATTACAACCGAAAAATCACCATTTGAGATTGGTAAAGCTCAGATCTTACAATCTGGTAGTGATATTACAGTTGTAGCTTGTGGGCCATTGGTTTACGAAGCTTTGAAAGCGGCTCACACACTGACAGGCAAGGCTTCGGTCGAGGTAATAAATAGCTCCAGCATTAAACCGCTCGATGAACAAACAATTACCAAAAGTGCCCATAAAACCGGCTGCGTAGTGACTGTCGAAGAAGCCCAGGCAGCTGGCGGACTGGGTGGTGCTGTGGCTGAGTTGTTGGCCAGGACCTATCCGGTGCCGGTTAGTCGTGTGGGTGTACACGATAGATTTGGTCAATCGGGCGAAGTTCAACAGCTCTGGCAGGAATATCAATTAGATGCCCCGGCCATATCGGCGGCGATTCTGGCGACCATAGAAGGCAAGCAAAAATGA
- a CDS encoding carbohydrate kinase family protein has protein sequence MSYDLIVLGSSAMDVFAVSRRLKPEKHDRHELIVLPSEQILWLDNAIHDVGGGGLIAAVLCARQGLKPALVSKLGADIFARTIEQILSEEKVGLDHIVTDRKHHTDNTIRLTVNGKHQTLLKYQGSYISLTPREIKMPKVKKGWLYIATLPAEYKTLRTAVNWAKQHKLNVAIHPNNVHTLKSNRLWSLLAECDLVILNRDELSMLLGGYYSATEGLVAAHQHGLKKLALYDGLEGSYYMNENNIFHAPAYKKTKPLEITGAEDSFAAGLLAATIAGETVAKCLALAGAQAAASLSVVGGRSGILRKPLVKEQKLKHFVISDQTRHN, from the coding sequence ATGAGCTACGACCTAATTGTACTTGGCTCTTCAGCCATGGATGTTTTTGCTGTTTCAAGGAGGCTAAAGCCAGAGAAGCACGACCGTCATGAGCTTATTGTGCTTCCTAGTGAGCAAATACTATGGCTCGATAATGCTATTCACGATGTTGGTGGTGGCGGACTAATTGCGGCTGTACTTTGTGCTCGCCAGGGTCTTAAGCCGGCTTTGGTTAGCAAGCTTGGTGCCGACATTTTTGCCCGTACCATTGAGCAAATTTTGAGCGAAGAAAAGGTGGGTCTAGACCACATAGTGACTGATCGTAAGCACCACACCGACAACACCATTCGGCTGACCGTCAACGGTAAGCACCAAACACTCTTAAAATACCAGGGCTCATACATAAGCCTTACCCCGCGCGAGATCAAGATGCCAAAAGTTAAAAAAGGCTGGCTATACATTGCTACTCTGCCGGCAGAATATAAGACATTGCGCACAGCTGTAAATTGGGCTAAGCAGCACAAGTTGAATGTAGCTATTCACCCCAATAATGTTCACACTCTTAAATCTAACCGGCTGTGGTCGCTACTGGCAGAATGCGATCTGGTAATCTTGAATAGAGATGAATTGAGTATGCTATTGGGGGGTTACTACAGTGCTACTGAGGGACTGGTAGCCGCACATCAACACGGCCTAAAAAAACTAGCCCTATACGACGGTCTCGAGGGCTCTTACTATATGAACGAGAACAACATTTTTCATGCCCCGGCCTACAAAAAGACCAAACCACTCGAAATAACCGGTGCCGAAGATAGTTTTGCAGCTGGACTTTTGGCGGCCACAATTGCCGGCGAGACAGTTGCCAAATGCCTGGCTTTAGCTGGCGCCCAAGCAGCAGCATCGTTAAGCGTGGTGGGGGGGCGCTCAGGCATATTACGCAAGCCACTGGTTAAGGAGCAAAAACTTAAGCACTTTGTGATTTCGGACCAAACGAGGCATAATTAG
- a CDS encoding carbohydrate kinase family protein → MKNNFEFIAVGDVVTDAFIELLSTEAKVEQDRSHHPLLCMTYGTKIPFQEAIVVPAVGNAANAAVAAARLGLNTGFISDVGNDDNGREMLHSLTNNNVSTEFVRIHHGKHSNYHYVLWYKADRTILIKHEAYDYRWPRLHDHNKSEWLYMSSIAESGEPIHVGLAKYLEANKDVKFAFQPGTFQIREGKAKLAKLYSRAEVFAANKEEFQQILNSNSNDEKILINDMHKLGPKVVLLTDGPKGAFASDGKEVVFMPPYPDPKPPYDRTGAGDAYASTFTAALAQGKDLATGLAWAGVNSMSVVQQVGAQAGLLKKPEIDHWLKKAPTSFKPKLVN, encoded by the coding sequence GTGAAAAACAACTTCGAGTTTATAGCCGTAGGCGATGTAGTGACCGACGCTTTTATTGAGCTTCTGTCGACCGAAGCCAAGGTCGAGCAAGACAGATCACATCACCCCTTGTTGTGTATGACCTATGGCACCAAGATTCCTTTTCAGGAGGCGATCGTTGTTCCAGCTGTTGGCAACGCTGCCAATGCCGCTGTAGCAGCGGCTCGCCTGGGATTAAACACGGGGTTCATAAGCGATGTTGGCAATGACGACAACGGCCGTGAAATGCTCCATAGCTTAACCAATAATAACGTTTCGACCGAATTTGTAAGGATTCACCATGGCAAACACAGCAACTATCATTACGTGTTGTGGTATAAGGCCGATCGCACAATTTTAATTAAGCACGAAGCCTACGACTATCGCTGGCCCAGGCTACATGATCACAATAAGTCAGAATGGTTGTATATGAGCTCAATCGCCGAAAGTGGTGAACCAATTCATGTTGGGCTTGCCAAGTATCTGGAGGCCAACAAAGATGTTAAGTTTGCTTTTCAACCAGGAACATTTCAGATACGTGAGGGCAAAGCCAAACTTGCTAAACTTTATAGCCGAGCCGAAGTTTTCGCGGCCAACAAAGAGGAGTTTCAGCAAATCTTGAACAGCAATTCGAATGATGAAAAAATCTTAATAAACGATATGCACAAACTTGGCCCCAAAGTCGTGTTGCTAACCGATGGCCCCAAGGGCGCGTTTGCTAGTGATGGTAAAGAGGTGGTGTTTATGCCACCCTACCCAGACCCCAAGCCACCCTATGATCGCACCGGCGCCGGTGATGCTTATGCCAGCACATTTACAGCCGCCTTGGCACAGGGCAAGGATTTGGCCACCGGCTTGGCGTGGGCCGGCGTGAATTCTATGAGTGTGGTGCAGCAAGTCGGCGCTCAAGCCGGACTGCTCAAAAAGCCAGAGATTGATCACTGGCTCAAGAAAGCGCCAACTAGTTTTAAACCTAAGTTGGTGAATTAG
- a CDS encoding FAD-dependent oxidoreductase: MYDLIIVGAGPAGMTAGVYAARKELKTLVISRDVGGQAAWSSDIENYLGFSMITGPDLVKKFENHLEEFKDHVELRLVPSGVKKIEKSGKHFKVTTGDGKSEQARSIIVAGGKVPRPLGVKGEQEYLNKGVAYCAWCDGPLFRNKEVAIIGGGNAALDAALNLAKTVKQIYIVNITAELTGDPIMIDKVKAAVHARILNNTEVVEIKGDKFVNSIVIKPHDYSATKELPVEGVFVEVGSLPATDYLKGLVKLNQANEIVIDKNNMSSVPGIFAAGDITDVIEKQIITAAGEGAKASIEASQYLAKQG; the protein is encoded by the coding sequence ATGTATGATTTAATCATCGTGGGCGCTGGGCCGGCCGGTATGACCGCTGGAGTATATGCCGCCCGCAAAGAACTAAAAACCCTGGTAATTAGTCGAGATGTAGGTGGTCAGGCGGCCTGGAGTAGCGACATCGAAAACTACTTGGGCTTTAGTATGATCACCGGGCCAGATTTGGTTAAGAAGTTCGAAAACCACCTCGAAGAATTCAAGGATCATGTTGAGTTGCGGCTGGTGCCCAGCGGGGTTAAAAAGATCGAGAAGTCTGGCAAACACTTTAAGGTTACAACTGGCGACGGCAAGAGCGAACAGGCTCGTAGCATAATAGTCGCTGGCGGCAAGGTGCCACGACCACTTGGTGTAAAAGGCGAGCAAGAGTATTTGAACAAAGGCGTGGCCTATTGTGCTTGGTGCGACGGCCCGCTGTTTCGCAACAAAGAAGTTGCAATTATTGGTGGCGGCAATGCCGCGCTCGATGCCGCGCTCAATTTGGCCAAGACGGTTAAACAGATATATATAGTAAACATAACCGCCGAGCTGACCGGCGATCCAATAATGATCGATAAAGTAAAGGCTGCAGTCCACGCCCGAATTTTAAACAATACCGAGGTAGTAGAAATTAAGGGCGATAAATTTGTTAACTCGATTGTTATTAAGCCCCACGACTACAGCGCTACCAAAGAGCTGCCGGTTGAGGGCGTGTTTGTGGAGGTGGGCAGCTTGCCGGCTACAGATTACCTAAAGGGTCTGGTGAAGCTCAACCAGGCTAACGAGATAGTTATAGATAAGAACAATATGAGCTCGGTACCAGGAATATTTGCGGCCGGCGATATTACCGACGTGATTGAAAAACAAATTATTACAGCCGCTGGCGAAGGCGCTAAGGCTTCGATAGAGGCCTCCCAGTATCTAGCCAAGCAGGGCTAA
- a CDS encoding glutaredoxin family protein, whose product MADGSGSGKAIIYTTPWCQFCKHVEAYLDEQKYPYEKIDVSTNQAKAQEMVEKSGQMGVPVTEIKDQIIVGWDKPRFEALFSK is encoded by the coding sequence ATGGCAGATGGGTCAGGATCAGGCAAAGCGATTATCTACACTACACCGTGGTGCCAGTTTTGCAAACATGTTGAAGCTTACTTAGATGAACAAAAATATCCCTACGAGAAAATCGATGTTTCAACCAATCAGGCTAAGGCTCAAGAGATGGTAGAAAAATCGGGTCAAATGGGGGTGCCGGTAACAGAGATCAAAGATCAGATTATTGTTGGTTGGGATAAGCCTAGGTTTGAGGCTCTGTTTTCTAAATAG
- a CDS encoding M23 family metallopeptidase, with protein MPAKPRTGKSQPLGKKGAFRFRWWMVVVLVMIVAVVGIAVLRFSRASGSQGIMLPDSPYTRHDGGEFTSSADGIAWTTSVNNIGPGTWQWYGPFEKLTVWPNDAAKSVVACWTLRDNLPYGIQAEYALDITADNGAKVLGSRMVRGQEGAFKTVANSLTQQCLSANIDNGYYDLNRVEYRLSMRRGSVSIFRANRQLVGAITSDMQLATSFPAYIWPLLPGVGSVRGPDAQGGGCWGGPRPGRPHNGLDIFAPDGSQVISVQGGTVVNIDNPPDPAGFGRFLIVKNDDGRYALYGHVKDVRVGVGERVAQGQWIASVSNTGNAEGVGSQLHLQIQTNYNGSASTTFGQTINPASILPQTRLLNGCTL; from the coding sequence ATGCCAGCTAAGCCGCGTACCGGTAAGTCCCAACCCCTAGGCAAAAAGGGTGCTTTTAGGTTTCGATGGTGGATGGTGGTAGTTTTGGTAATGATTGTAGCGGTAGTCGGCATAGCCGTGCTGCGGTTTTCCAGAGCCAGCGGCAGTCAGGGGATTATGTTGCCCGACAGCCCCTATACTCGGCATGATGGTGGTGAATTCACCTCTTCTGCAGATGGTATTGCTTGGACGACAAGCGTAAATAATATTGGGCCTGGAACCTGGCAGTGGTATGGCCCTTTCGAAAAACTTACGGTTTGGCCCAATGATGCTGCCAAGTCGGTGGTTGCTTGCTGGACATTACGCGATAACTTGCCTTATGGCATACAGGCCGAGTATGCGCTCGATATAACCGCCGACAACGGTGCAAAGGTTTTAGGTAGTCGGATGGTCAGGGGGCAAGAAGGCGCCTTTAAAACTGTTGCTAACTCGCTAACCCAACAGTGCCTGAGCGCAAATATAGATAATGGTTATTATGATCTGAACAGGGTTGAGTATCGTCTTAGCATGCGCCGGGGTTCAGTAAGTATTTTTCGTGCCAATCGACAGCTAGTTGGTGCAATTACGAGTGATATGCAATTAGCTACTAGTTTTCCAGCCTACATATGGCCCTTGTTGCCAGGAGTTGGCAGTGTACGCGGGCCAGATGCGCAGGGTGGTGGCTGCTGGGGAGGCCCGCGTCCGGGCCGGCCGCACAATGGCCTAGACATATTTGCGCCTGATGGTTCCCAAGTGATATCTGTACAGGGGGGTACGGTGGTAAATATTGACAACCCACCAGACCCAGCTGGCTTTGGGCGCTTTCTGATAGTGAAAAACGACGACGGCCGCTACGCACTCTACGGGCACGTTAAAGATGTGCGTGTTGGTGTGGGCGAGCGTGTAGCGCAAGGACAGTGGATTGCAAGCGTTAGCAATACCGGCAATGCCGAAGGGGTAGGCAGCCAACTACACCTACAGATCCAGACCAACTATAACGGCAGTGCCTCAACTACTTTTGGCCAAACTATAAACCCTGCAAGCATACTGCCCCAGACACGACTACTAAACGGTTGCACACTATAG
- the uvrB gene encoding excinuclease ABC subunit UvrB, translating into MSLFKLTFKYQAAGDQPKAIEQLNSGLRTGNKEQTLLGITGSGKTFTMANVIADYGQPTLVLSHNKTLAAQLYGEFKEFFPNNAVHYFVSYFDYYQPEAYIPRSDTYIEKDSDINEEIDRLRHAATAGLLSRKDVIIVASVSCIYGIGSIDDYTSMTITLKKDERRVRDKLLRQLNDIQYSRNDTAFERGTFRVRGENLDIFPVGEESAYRVEFFGDEVESIKQIDYLTGEVTRTLNEYTIFPAKHYVTPREQLERAIVNIKAEAEQRVAWFKDNDMLIEAQRLGERVRYDIEIMEQTGYVKGIENYARYLTNREPGAQPATLMDYFPDDFLMLIDESHMTIPQVGGMYNGDRARKQVLIDHGFRLPSALDNRPLTFTEFERHINNVVYVSATPGSYELARSQQTVEQIIRPTGLLDPIVEVRPSEHQVDDVIAEIRDRVGKKQRVLVTTLTKRMAEDLAEYLADLGIKVQYLHSEVDTFERTDILRDLRMGVYDVLVGINLLREGLDLPEVSLVAIIDADKEGFLRSETSLIQTIGRAARHQEGKVIMYADNITGSMSRAIEVTKKRRKVQEEYNKKHDITPTTVQKAITERMHEEAEAETADVKAIDFKKVPKDELAFLTKQLTEQMELAAANLQFEKAAELRDQIEEIKEILKAKRIGK; encoded by the coding sequence GTGAGCTTGTTTAAACTTACATTCAAATACCAGGCAGCTGGTGATCAGCCCAAAGCCATAGAGCAGTTAAACAGTGGTTTGCGAACTGGCAACAAAGAGCAAACCCTACTTGGCATTACTGGTAGCGGCAAGACCTTTACTATGGCCAATGTGATTGCCGATTATGGCCAGCCAACCTTAGTACTGAGCCACAACAAAACCTTAGCGGCTCAGCTGTATGGCGAGTTCAAAGAGTTTTTCCCGAACAACGCTGTGCACTACTTTGTAAGCTACTTCGATTACTACCAGCCAGAGGCTTACATCCCGCGCAGTGATACCTATATCGAAAAAGACAGCGATATCAACGAAGAGATCGATAGGTTACGGCATGCTGCAACCGCAGGCCTGCTTAGTCGCAAAGATGTAATAATTGTGGCTTCGGTAAGCTGCATATATGGCATAGGCAGCATCGACGACTACACTAGTATGACCATAACGCTAAAGAAAGACGAAAGGCGGGTACGCGATAAGTTGCTGCGGCAGCTTAACGACATACAGTATAGTCGCAATGATACAGCTTTTGAACGAGGCACGTTCCGCGTGCGCGGCGAGAACTTAGATATCTTTCCGGTTGGCGAAGAATCGGCGTATAGGGTGGAGTTTTTCGGTGATGAAGTCGAAAGTATTAAGCAAATTGATTATCTGACCGGCGAAGTCACAAGAACCCTAAACGAATACACGATTTTTCCAGCTAAGCACTACGTAACTCCGCGCGAGCAACTCGAGCGCGCAATCGTCAATATCAAAGCCGAGGCCGAGCAGCGGGTGGCCTGGTTTAAAGACAACGACATGCTAATTGAGGCTCAACGACTGGGTGAGCGGGTGCGCTACGACATTGAGATAATGGAACAAACAGGCTACGTAAAAGGCATTGAAAACTATGCCCGTTACTTAACCAACCGCGAACCAGGCGCCCAGCCGGCCACACTTATGGACTACTTCCCAGACGACTTTTTAATGTTGATTGACGAAAGTCATATGACCATTCCGCAAGTAGGCGGCATGTACAATGGCGACCGAGCCCGTAAACAAGTGCTGATAGATCATGGTTTTCGCTTGCCCAGCGCACTCGATAACCGTCCACTAACTTTTACCGAGTTTGAACGACATATTAATAACGTGGTGTATGTTTCGGCCACACCAGGCAGCTATGAACTAGCTCGCAGTCAACAAACGGTCGAGCAGATTATTCGCCCCACCGGCTTACTCGACCCGATTGTTGAGGTGCGTCCCAGCGAACACCAGGTAGACGATGTGATTGCCGAGATTCGTGATCGAGTGGGTAAAAAGCAGCGGGTGTTAGTAACAACTCTTACCAAGCGTATGGCCGAGGATCTAGCTGAATACCTGGCTGATCTTGGTATAAAAGTGCAATATCTGCATAGCGAGGTCGACACCTTTGAGCGAACCGACATTTTGCGTGATTTGCGCATGGGGGTTTATGATGTGTTGGTGGGTATAAACTTGTTACGCGAGGGCCTGGATTTGCCCGAAGTTAGCTTGGTGGCAATCATCGATGCCGACAAAGAAGGTTTTTTGCGCTCCGAAACCAGCTTGATTCAAACTATTGGTCGGGCTGCCCGCCACCAAGAGGGCAAGGTTATAATGTATGCCGATAACATAACCGGCAGCATGAGCCGAGCGATCGAAGTTACCAAAAAGCGCCGCAAGGTTCAAGAAGAGTACAACAAAAAGCACGACATTACCCCAACCACGGTGCAAAAAGCTATTACCGAGCGTATGCATGAAGAGGCTGAGGCCGAAACGGCCGATGTTAAGGCCATAGATTTTAAGAAGGTGCCCAAAGACGAGCTGGCGTTTTTAACCAAGCAGCTTACGGAGCAAATGGAGCTAGCGGCTGCTAACTTGCAATTCGAAAAAGCTGCCGAGCTGCGCGATCAAATTGAAGAGATCAAAGAGATTCTAAAGGCTAAGAGGATAGGCAAATGA